The following proteins are encoded in a genomic region of Gouania willdenowi chromosome 6, fGouWil2.1, whole genome shotgun sequence:
- the chrm2a gene encoding muscarinic acetylcholine receptor M2a, producing MDVFNFTYWNASEGNDTNKEEESESAYKTVEVVFIVLVAGSLSLVTVIGNILVMLSIKVNRNLQTVNNYFLFSLACADLIIGLCSMNLYTVYIVMGYWPLGPVVCDLWLALDYVVSNASVMNLLIISFDRYFCVTKPLSYPVKRTTKMAGMMIAAAWVLSFILWAPAILFWQFIVGGRTVPEKECYIQFFSNAAVTFGTAIAAFYLPVIIMIQLYWQISRASKSRVKKENRKPSGVNPEALSPGQKRNSSPKKPNNNNMPGEDAGQSQSIDDGGANQHDGKLQNGKGPSSTTAEGETEGDEPTRENCAPGEEKESSNDSTSGSVAASNQKDEEPAPSTANSVTETSQSVTRQRAKAGGSKLTCIKIKTKSPKGDCYTPSNATVEIVPSSERQNHVTRKIVKMTKQPPNKKKKAAPSREKKVTRTIMAILVAFVATWTPYNVMVLINTFCSSCIPNTVWTIGYWLCYINSTINPACYALCNVTFKKTFKHLLLCQYKNSRSAR from the coding sequence ATGGATGTGTTCAATTTCACGTACTGGAACGCCTCTGAAGGCAATGACACCAACAAGGAGGAGGAGAGCGAGAGCGCCTACAAGACGGTGGAGGTGGTGTTCATCGTGCTGGTGGCCGGATCTCTCAGTCTGGTCACGGTAATCGGGAACATCCTGGTCATGCTTTCCATCAAAGTCAACAGAAACCTACAGACTGTCAACAACTACTTCCTCTTCAGCCTGGCGTGTGCCGACCTCATTATTGGACTGTGTTCTATGAACTTGTACACGGTCTACATAGTGATGGGCTACTGGCCTCTGGGGCCCGTGGTGTGCGACTTGTGGCTAGCCTTGGACTACGTCGTCAGCAACGCGTCTGTCATGAATCTTCTCATCATTAGCTTTGACAGATACTTCTGCGTCACCAAGCCCCTGAGCTACCCTGTCAAAAGGACAACCAAGATGGCGGGGATGATGATCGCCGCCGCCTGGGTGCTTTCCTTCATCCTCTGGGCTCCGGCGATTCTCTTCTGGCAGTTCATCGTGGGTGGACGGACGGTGCCTGAGAAGGAATGCTACATACAGTTCTTTTCCAACGCCGCCGTCACTTTTGGCACAGCCATCGCCGCTTTCTACCTGCCCGTCAtcatcatgattcagctgtacTGGCAGATCTCCAGGGCCAGCAAAAGCCGGGTGAAGAAGGAGAACCGCAAGCCGTCGGGAGTCAACCCGGAGGCTCTGTCGCCTGGCCAGAAGAGGAACAGCTCGCCCAAGAAACCCAACAACAATAACATGCCAGGGGAGGATGCGGGGCAAAGTCAGAGCATAGACGACGGCGGAGCCAACCAGCACGATGGCAAGCTGCAAAACGGCAAGGGGCCGTCCTCCACCACAGCTGAGGGTGAGACTGAGGGCGACGAGCCCACCAGGGAGAACTGTGCTCCTGGAGAGGAGAAGGAGAGTTCCAATGATTCCACCTCTGGCAGCGTGGCCGCCTCCAACCAGAAGGACGAGGAACCCGCGCCGTCCACGGCCAACTCGGTCACAGAGACGAGCCAGTCCGTCACGCGTCAGCGCGCCAAAGCAGGTGGCTCCAAACTCACCTGCATCAAGATCAAGACTAAATCCCCCAAGGGTGACTGCTACACCCCGTCCAACGCCACGGTCGAGATCGTCCCGTCCTCGGAGCGGCAGAACCACGTGACGCGGAAAATCGTGAAGATGACTAAGCAACCGCCgaacaagaaaaagaaagcGGCGCCATCGCGGGAGAAGAAGGTCACGCGCACCATCATGGCCATCCTGGTGGCCTTCGTAGCCACGTGGACTCCTTATAATGTGATGGTGCTGATCAACACCTTCTGCTCCAGCTGCATCCCCAACACGGTGTGGACTATCGGATACTGGCTGTGCTACATCAACAGCACCATCAACCCGGCCTGCTACGCCCTGTGCAACGTCACCTTCAAGAAGACTTTCAAGCACCTGCTTCTGTGCCAGTACAAAAACAGTCGGTCAGCCAGATAA